CAGGAATTCTCTATCTTCTAACATGATACAGACCAACAGTGGCTTTCTCTTAACCTACTCTTACGCTGGTAAGTGATGTACGTCTGAGTCAGCGGTGACTAAAAATGAGTAAAACGTGTTTCAAATACATACGCTGGTGACATTTCATAGCCTCATCAGCCGATCTTCACCTCTCATTGAGCATATTATTGATGAGTAATTTCGCCAGATTCCAACTACCACTAGAAAATAACTACATGATCAAGTGCTTGCAGTTGGTGCACGTTCCACACCCACTGATAAATTTTTACAATAAATTAGTGGTCTTTAAATAGATTATTGGGACTAGGTTATACAGCGTAGGCTAGTACAATGAAACATAAACGTAGTTATGGTACCTATTTCTGACACTTATGGATCCTACTGTCTACTGATATGAAACAGAATATCTATTCAACAGTTAAGTAACTTATGTCAATCCGTTCGAGAAAATagatagttaaacaataaccaCCCATCTACGTTCTTCTGAATTAAGAATGATGCTAGTAAAACTAAAATTACTCAGCCTGGAAACATACATTGGCTCTTCAGACTGAACATACCCCTCAATCATGAGAGGGCTTAATTCAATCATCTTTACATTTGTTACTTcatgaaattgatcagttttCTGCTGTTTCCCAGATACAATCCACTTTAGACATACACCAGTTATCACTTGATGAACATTCCCACTCAAACTACAAATGGTATAGATTAGGTGTATCACAAACCAACTGAGTATATTTACAGCGTCCACGTGACTTGAGGGTTTGCCAAAAATACAACCCTCAAAACATACCATAGTGTCTGCTCCTATGACTACATAGTTACGCTATCATTAATATGAGCATAAAAAGGTAAACAAACTTCACTGATATCCAAGGTATTCACCACTGCATCCACTTTAAGTTTAGCTATGGCTTCGATATGAGCTGGTATTGATTGAAAGTTTTCTGAAGGCAGAGACTCTTCAACATCAGGACAAATAGAGGAGAACTGCAGACCCTAAATAtaatgatcagtcagtcagaCAAATGAATTACAATGTTCCCAAGTATCTCTTTCCGGCGTGGCGAAGTGCTAGCTAATATAATGTCTATGGATTTTAAATCTTTGTCAAGGGAGCAAAGCATAGCTGacaaaaaatattgaatatcGCTTTCATAACATGATAATATTTTAACATGAGAAAAAAAATAACTCAAAACTACCCGACTTTTAAGCTGACATTGGATTGTACAAGGAGAATACTGGATAACCTTGGAGAATACGAATTGAGTCTTTAACAAGTATATCGTATTGATCAATAAGACCTAAACGTTGTACTAGAACTCTTAAATCGAGTTTCACTGGTGTATTTCAAGTTAAGATAGGTTTTAGGAAGTCATGAAAATGAAGAAAGTGGGAGACGACTGCTATCTACCTATCCTTTAAACTGAGTATTCATATACCTTATCATGGCATAAATTTACGATCCTACGGCTCACTAAATTGCCAGAAGACCAACCATGTTATTTGGTAATGGTCATTGCAATATGGAACCACAGACCTTCAGTGATCTCATATTTCATAGATACCACATTTTGAAGTCCTGAAACAACTGAATATCCCCTTTAGTGTTCTCTGCGCTATaactgacttctgatttcattgaGTGAACACGTGCCGATTATAGAATATATTACTagttaaggtgttgtcaaactccaaatacttaTGGCATCCTCATTGGTTAtccgacgtgatctggtgcacCAAACtcgtaaactgtgagtctgttcttTTTTGGAACTTTATATATAATTACTTTActttaaatattatatattgtgatattctTTCGTACTTTTGGATATTTTTCCCTTCGTTCATTCCTGTACTttatattcatcatagttgaacaGACTCCTAAGTTACTAAATATCATGACTCTTACACCACCCTCATTCTAGCTAGAGCTATTCTGTCCTGATAAcatcgaagcctggttctgtTACGCAGAGGCTGACTTCTATGAGTACGGCGTGACCAATGCACGTGCACAATTCCTCGCAGAAGTGAAGGCACTACAGCGCGAAGTCAACAGAtacgtcacacctagtatgtttactagtgatatttcggaaccttacgaaactctaaaACGGTCCATTTTAAAACGTGGAGGTCTGACAGATCGATAGAGGTTAGATCAGCTTCCATCTACAACATGGTTCAGCAACGAAAATGTTGTTGCGAATGAGAGAGATAATTGCAGATGCTTTGTCTTGCATAACTTCCTTGAAAAGTTTACAAGGAATCGACTTTCTTAAACTCGCCCAGCTCCCGAAAGAACACACTGATCTTCAGTACGAGTTATCTTCAACAACCCTTAAACTGCGTAATAAACAGATGGGGACAGGTAACTTCAGCTTCCCACTAAAGACCGTGGACTCCAGTTCGAATCTGAATTTTTCCGTTGCCTGACTACACTATTAGTAATCACACGATTCCGATAAACTGCCTACCACCCACAAAAatacgggttggtagaacgcttTCCCTGACAGCTTAAAGCTTCACTCtcagctgcaaacgtttcacagtggacaaacactcttccactcgtcttacttGGTATTCGCAGTGCAGTGAAAGccgacattggatacactgcagctCAACTCCTTTGTGGGACGATACTGCGACTTCCGGGCCAATTTTTGGGTTCGTCATCCAACAGGAGCAGGCCTACGAACGACACATGCTCAATCAAACCTGTTTCCCCTTGATCGCAGTCTGCCGATATTTTTGTTCAATCTGTCTT
This genomic interval from Schistosoma mansoni strain Puerto Rico chromosome W, complete genome contains the following:
- a CDS encoding putative maf protein; its protein translation is MLCSLDKDLKSIDIILASTSPRRKEILGNIGLQFSSICPDVEESLPSENFQSIPAHIEAIAKLKVDAVVNTLDISERNYVVIGADTMVCFEGCIFGKPSSHVDAVNILSCLSGNVHQVITGVCLKWIVSGKQQKTDQFHEVTNVKMIELSPLMIEGYVQSEEPMDKAGAYGIQGLGSSLIERIDGDYFNVVGLPVCRLCKYLKAGCEEIVSKSSNT